The Candidatus Sphingomonas colombiensis genome contains the following window.
CGCAAGATCGTCACCGCATGGTGCCTTGGCATTGTCGGCGCCGGTCCGCGCGCGCGCTGCTTCGCTTATGAGACGGCGCTGAACGCGGTGATGGTGGCGGACGTGCTCAAGCCTCCGACCTACGCTTACGGCGGCTATGGCAGCTGGGCCGCTGCGCCACAGCCCGGATCGCTCCCGGCGATTGGCGCTCCGCAAAGCCTCTTGGCGGAGCCTGGCGCCCATGGCTGACCAATCCGCCGATTTCGTCGTCATCGGTTCCGGCATCATCGGCTCGCTGACCGCGCGCAGGCTGGCCGAATCCGGCTCTTCCGTGCTCATTCTCGAGGCGGGACCACGCGTTACGCGCGGGGAATTGGTCGCCCGCTTTCGCAATTCGCCGCGGCGTGGTGACTGGATGTCCCCTTATCCGCCATCTCCCTGGGCGCCTCACCCGGTCTATGAACCGCAGGACAACGGCTATCTCATCCAGGCTGGCCCGTATCCGTATCCGGCCGAATATATCCGTCAGGTCGGGGGCACGACGTGGCACTGGGCGGCCCATGCGTGGCGCCATGTTCCCAACGATTTTCGCATCAAAAGCCTCTATGACGTCGGCGTCGACTGGCCCTTTTCCTACGAGGATCTCGAGCCCTTCTATCAGGAGGCGGAAGAGCTGATTGGGGTCTCTGGCGCGCCGAACACCGGCTCCCCCCGCGCCAAACCATTTCCGATGGAGCCCGTGGCGGAGCCCTTCGCCATGCGCCGCATCCGGGAGCGGCTGGCCGGCACCTTCGACGTCGTCAGCAACACCACCGCCCGGAACAGCCGCAGCTATGATGGCCGCCCGCCGTGCTGCGGTAACAACAGCTGCCAGCCGATCTGCCCGATCGACGCCCAGTATCACGGCGGCATTGCGGCGGCTTCGGCCGAGGCGGCGGGCGTGAAACTCCAGGTCAACGCCAATGTCTATCGGCTGGAACATGGCCCGGACGGACGGATACTCGCCGCCCATTATTACGATCCCGACAAGGTCTCGCACCGGGTCACCGGCGGGACGTTCATCGTTGCCGCCAACGGCATCGAAAGCCCCCGGCTGATGCTACTTTCGGCGAGCGACAAATTTCCCAACGGGCTGGCGAACAGCAGCGGCATGATGGGCCGCAATCTGATGGACCACCCCAGCACTTCGCTGACGTTCGATGCCGATGAAGATCTCTGGCTCGGGCGTGGGCCGCAAAGTCCAAGCTCCATCAACACGATGCGCGATGGCGGCTTTCGTAACGGGCATGCGGCCTATCGGCTGGATTTCACCAATATCTCCCGGGTCGATGGAGCGACGAAAGCGCTCATCGCCGCCGGCGTGTATGGGCCGGAATTCGAAAAACGCCTGCGTCACAGCGCCGCGCGCGAGATGAACGTCAAGACCGTGCTCGAAGTGCTGCCGCATCCGGATCGGCGGATCACCCTGTCGGACCAGAAAGACGCGATGGGCATTCCCAAACCGCAGGCGCATTATGCGATCGATGATTATACGCGGCGCGGGCACGAGCGCGGGAAGCGCGATTTCCAGCGCATCGCGGACTTGATGGGGGGGACGAACCTCAAATTCAGCAAAGACGGGGATTTCGCCAACAATCAGCACATCTGCGGCACGCTCAGCATGGGCATGGATCCCCGTACCTCGGTTTGCGACGGTTATGGTCGGGCGCACGATCATGAAAATCTGTTCT
Protein-coding sequences here:
- a CDS encoding GMC family oxidoreductase, which translates into the protein MADQSADFVVIGSGIIGSLTARRLAESGSSVLILEAGPRVTRGELVARFRNSPRRGDWMSPYPPSPWAPHPVYEPQDNGYLIQAGPYPYPAEYIRQVGGTTWHWAAHAWRHVPNDFRIKSLYDVGVDWPFSYEDLEPFYQEAEELIGVSGAPNTGSPRAKPFPMEPVAEPFAMRRIRERLAGTFDVVSNTTARNSRSYDGRPPCCGNNSCQPICPIDAQYHGGIAAASAEAAGVKLQVNANVYRLEHGPDGRILAAHYYDPDKVSHRVTGGTFIVAANGIESPRLMLLSASDKFPNGLANSSGMMGRNLMDHPSTSLTFDADEDLWLGRGPQSPSSINTMRDGGFRNGHAAYRLDFTNISRVDGATKALIAAGVYGPEFEKRLRHSAAREMNVKTVLEVLPHPDRRITLSDQKDAMGIPKPQAHYAIDDYTRRGHERGKRDFQRIADLMGGTNLKFSKDGDFANNQHICGTLSMGMDPRTSVCDGYGRAHDHENLFFTGTGVLPTSGTCNSTENGLAVALRSVHHILAGKPLGTSPRAS